A segment of the Salvelinus sp. IW2-2015 linkage group LG23, ASM291031v2, whole genome shotgun sequence genome:
CCtgcctcttcccttctcctctacATCAATACTTACCCCCctcttcacccccctctctcatATTAAACCCCTCCCTGCCTATTCACACCCATCCCAGCCAGCGTGATCGCTACTCTACCAATCTCTACATTCACTACCACTCCAGCCAGAATAGCTCCATTCCTGCATGACAAATGCCattgcagtctctctctccaggcacAAGTGACATAGGCTCCACAGAGCAGGAGCTTTTCATAGGTCATGCCATTCTTCTTATAAATAACAATATAAGAGTCATGCTATTAAAACGGAATACTACTATTTATAATGCTACACGCAGTTTACGTACTACTCACCACAATTTCTCTCTCCGCTTCTCTACTCCAATTCTCTGTTCATCAATACCTCTCTTCATTTCGCTCTCTCGCTGTCCTCCATGTCAATCTTCTTCTTTCACCCCttatctcttcctctttcttctcccccactctctctctctctctccccttatctctcttatattctctctctctccattgtcaCCCTGCATCCCAGTCTTTTCTCAGCTCATTGGCCTGGGTGTGTCCCAGACAGACTGTAGATGAGCTACtgggtgtggtggggtggggagaggagagggggatggggagggagggttaGGCCAGCCAGAGAGAGGCCTGCTTAAAAATATCCCTGCTCTGCTATAGCTGCCTTCTGTGGATGGAAGTTGATACAAAGTAAAGAGACTGAAGGATGGCTTGATTACAACAGGCTTTAAGTGATCCTTAAACAGTACTTGTATGGCTTCAATAATGTAAGAGGGAAAAGTGTAGgggtcgccaggaccacaaatacaagtcgccaggaccacaaatacaaattccatctagacaccgttgccctagagaacacaaaaaactatacatacctcagcctaaacatcagcgccacaggtaacttccacaaagctgtgaacgagctgagagacaaggcaagaagggcattctatgccatcaaaaggaacagaaaattcgacataccaattaggatctggccaaaaatactttaatcagttatagaacccattgccctttatggttgtgaggtctggggtccgctcaccaaccaagatttcacaaaatgggtcAAACacaaaattgagactctgcatgcagaattctgcaaaaatatcctccgtgtacaacgtagaacaccaaataatgcatgcagaacagaattaggccgatacccgctaattatcaataTCCAGAAAAGAGCACCTAAAagaaagcgattcccaaaccttccataacaaagccatcaccccCAAGAGAGAAGAAcgtggagaagagtcccctaagcaagctggtcctgggcctctgttcacaaacacaaacacaccccacaSAGCCCCAGgatagcaacacaattagacccaaccaaatcatgagaaaacaaaaagataattacttgacacattggaaagagttaacaaaaaaacagagctaaCTAGAAcgctatttgtccctaaacagagagtactcagtggcagaatacctgaccactgtgactgacccaaacttaaggaaagctttgactatgtacagactcagtaagcatagccctgctattgagaaaggccgccgtaggcagacatggctctcaagagaagacaggctatgttcacattgcccacaaaatgaggtggaaactgagctgcactttctaacctcctgccaaatgtatgaccatattagagacacatattttcctcagattacacaaatcgacaaagaatttgaaaacaaacccaattttgatcaactcccatatctactgggtgaaataccacagtgtgccatcacagcagcaagatttgtgacctgttgccacaagaaaagggcaaccagtgaagaacaaacacNtgtgtgtgtgtgtgtgtgtttgtacgtgtctgtctgcctgtcagtctgtctgccaTAATGCTTACTATACCAGATACCTATAAATCCTGACAAACCACTCCTGTCTCTATGAGCATCATATACCTCTACCTCCTTCCCAGTCTCCATCTctcatatctgtaatgtaattACTGTAGCCTAGATCTGCTGGGACAGCCTGTTCTGCTGTGCAAGCTCATTTAcaagcagtatgtgtgtgtgcgagtgtgcttTTTAATCTTGGTTCTGAGAAAGCAAAGCRTTGATATGTAGAATATGTTCTGGTCTGACTGCTGACCTCTCATTGTGGTACAGTACAGCCTGAGAACTTCTTCCACTGCCATCAGCAAGTAGACAGCAAAGCTAATGATTTTGACGGACATACATATGAATGATTTTAGTTCCCAACACGCATTTCTCTCAAGATGCAATTAATAAAGTATGCTTAGCTGGTGTGAAGAAGTCTTCTTGGATTGTTGGTATGTTGAGTAAATATATTTAGACTGGACCAGGCTTGTGCTTTGGTCTTATGTTTATGGCAAAAAAGTTAGCTACCTATATAGTCATGAAATATTTGACACTCTGTACTTATGGAAAAACTCTTTGTTTGGACTCCCAATATCTCTCCAAGCCATGGACGGTAATGTTGTGTTTGCTTTGGCCATTAGGATTCAGAGCCAGAGTGGGGAGTTGAGGAAggggttaaatcaaatcaaattttatttgtcacatgtgccgaattgaacagtgaacagtgaatagtgaaatgcttacttataagctcTTAACCAACGAtctagttttaagaaaaataccataaaaaaagaatgaaagaatagtaacaaataattaaagagcagcagttaaataacaatagcgaggctatatacaggggggtaccagtacagagtcaaggtgtgggggtacaggttagtcgaagtaattgaggtaatatgtacatgtaggtaaggttaaagtgactatgcatagataataacagagagtagcagcagtgtaaagggggggggggcgcagtgcagacagtctgggtagccatttgactagctgttcagcagtctttttTACTGGCTCTGTTTTGCTGAAACAAAATAGTTGGTGTGCTTGATCTGAATATGGGGCAGCCTGAGTGTGGCTGTGTGGCTTTACTGTACATGTGCTTGTTTTGAAGAGggtcagattgtgtgtgtgtgtgtgtgtgtgtgtgtgtgtgtgtgtgtgtgtgtgtgtgtgtgtgtgtgtgtgtgtgtgtgaacatatgTGCACgcaagtgtgtttgtttgtcattgAACCAGCAGTCTCCAACACACCCTTGAGGACATTGTAGCTCTTCCCTGAGGGGAGGAACCAGGGAGGAACTTTTCCTCCCTATATTAAATAACACTAACACTTGCCCTAATGTCCCCTCTGCCTCAGGAAGATtcgacatacagttgaagtcggaagtttacataaaccttagccaaatacatttaaactcagtttttcacaattcctgacatttaatcctagtaaaaatgcccggTCTTTGTCagttaggatctccactttattttaagaatatgaaatgtcagaataatagtagagagaaggatttatttaagcttttatttatttcatcacattcccagtgggtcagaagattacatacactcaattagtatttggtagcattgcctttaaattgtttaacttgggtcaaaggtttcgggtagccttccacaagcttcccacaataagttgggtgaattttggcccattcctcctaattgagtcaggttttgtaggcctccttgcttgcacacgctttttcagttctgcccacaMattttctatgggattgaggtcagagatttgtgatggccactccaataccttaactttgttgtcctgaagccattttgccacaactttggaagtatgcttggggtcattgtccgcaacaatgtgccggaggaaacaccgtgcacctggccccttgGTGTAGCGCGCACTGCGCGCCGGCCCGCACAGAGTCGctgagcgcgatgagacaaggatatccctaccggccaaacctccctaatccggacgacgctaggccattGTCGTCGCCtcatggacctcccggttgcggccggctgcgacagagcctgaacGCCACACATTTCTGTTAACAAAtattagttttggcaagtcagataagaaaaCATCTacgtgtgcatgacacaataattatccaacaattgttacagacagattatttaaatataattcactgtatcacaattccagtgggtcaacgttacatacactaagttgactgtgcctttaacttctctagggtagggggcagcattttcacgttgaTTGAAAAGTATACCCAaatcaactgccagctactcatccacaggaagataagatatgcatattattagtgatggatttggatagaaagcactctgacgtttctaaaactgtttgaatcatgtccgtgagtataacagaaacttattagcaggcgaaacccgaggacaaactattcagattttttttttttaggtcactgtcttttcaatgagttttcattgataggcactcacctaacataaccgttggtttgctttcgttgttaaagcctttttgaaatcggacactgtggctggatttacaacaagtgtatctttaaaattgtgtaaaaatacatgtatgtttgaggaatgttATTATGGGATTtcgttgtttgaatttggcgccctgcagtttcactggctgttgaagaggtgggacgctaacgtctcacgtaccctagagaggtgtcacaaatgggtcttcaaatggacaatgaccccaagcatacttccaaagtgtggcaaatATGCTTCANNNNNNNNNNNNNNNNNNNNNNNNNtgcggctggcttccgggttggaggcacgctgtgttaagaagcagtgcggcttggttgggttgtgcttcggaggacgcatggctttcgaccttcgtctctcccgagcccgtacgggagttgtagcgatgagacaagatagtaattactagcgattggataccacgaaaattggggagaaaaggggggtaaaataaatgaaaaaaaatacaaattaaaaaatgtgtggagttgttgaaaaaatagttttaatgactccaacctaagtgtatgtaaactcccgacttcaactgttaatGTAAAGCCCTCCCATAGAGACCCATTGACTGTGATTGACAGCTAAGGTGCCCCTGGGGTCAACCTGTTAATACACACAATCAGTGTTCCAATCTCAAAATTCCTCCCCATCCAAAAGGATATGAACTCGCTGAGCCAGTGCTAGTCAGCCACACAGTTAGAACTCCTACACCTATATGACCCATCTGTCACCAATGGGAGTGTCGTGtcatgactatcattaatgtgtttgactgttattttataaaataattacattcCACGTtcaattattacgtgattaaattaatcatataaCAATTAATTAAATAGTAATCTGGGTCACCACGGGAAAAgttatttaacgagttactatctcccgactaAACTCTAAGATATAAATATCTCTTACGTCAGTCACAGTCAATTCATTCATTCTTTTTTACattatcagtctcattctgaatgtcgcaaaactcttggatatctgcacaaaccctagaataaatgatgaatcagcgatatacaaattggcgtaattatttatttagtaactaactaaataatcacacagaattacataaacacacaaacaggatagcttacacattgattactacacaatgcaatgaaaagtccctagtggactaaaccgatatgacggcctGAACACAAAATGGCAGAttcaaaagagagggaaaggtagAGCCAAAGGAATTCCACTATCGTACATACAGCTGATAACTATGCTCATGGAAAtgtgaatactttgcacatgaacggccgctcattcgaaaTAATTGCAGTGTGCATATTTACGTCTGTATGTCTTTGCTGTCTCTCTGTTGACAACACTCGACCCATCTACGAGGAGTAATtagacagaaagtctctggttgtgtaagttTGTGGTTGTCCAACAGAGGTCACCATGTCCTTTGTAGCTGTAGCTTCTCTGTCTCGGAGTGTCTGTTAGACCAAATCTTCCAGAGGAAGTGTTTGTTAGAATGGATCTTTCAGAGTACCAACCGGTGGTTCTCTGTCGAGTTTACtagactaaagtacttaaacagctgcagactggatgttcctgtgtagtcttcttCTGCTCAAGAGAGgttcagagtttctaaccatttcgtaCCTTTTAGCTCACGCTGTCGGTCACGTTGGTCTAATATAGAGCTTGAACCATTTTACACAACCGTAGCAAACAGGCAATGTACTGGCCTCTAGAGATTTAAATTCCTACCATTTCAACGTGCAGCCACACTCCACGTTTTTCTGGTCTCGTTGATTCTAGCCATTCGTGACGTCCGGTTCAACACCGTCCGCCTGCTTGGTCTAATATGTTAATTCTTCACGAGGGGTTTTATGCACTCTGGCAAAAGTGGCGTTCCATGACGCCaacataatgtctgtgctcacgtgggtgtGGTCACTGACTGGTTAAGACgttatatgaaaaacaattctctaatttggaaggctaacatcacattacgtcttctcacaaatagtttcatatttaatcatataagttccacaacatttagatgtgaatctgataactgggACGTATACATTTGTAGAGGTACAGTTATTTAGTTATACCGTCCTTCATGATGTCACAAAACAATAACTGTTGGACATGGTTATTATTCCCAATGTTTGGAttatagaaatattgtttcattatccaGCCTTTTGATGTTGGAGTTTTGATGGGAGGAATCTCCTTGTAACAAAATGTTTCTTTCCCCTCCATCCTGCAGAGCCATAAAGCAAAGTTTCTACAAGGTATTTAGGACCGTCATAAAACGGCCAacttcacccctctccctctctgtgggaGAGACAGGGcgctgtagagcggacccactgtaTCCCGACCTCGTTTTGGGAAAAACAACCTGGCTCAGTCCCCTTttaggttattgtgtgtgtgtgtgtgtgtgtgtgtgtgtgtgtgtgtgtgtgtgtgtgtgtgtgtgtgtgtgtgtgtgtgtgtgNNNNNNNNNNNNNNNNNNNNNNNNNGCGTGTCGCAGTTGTGGACATTAGAGGCAGCTTTCACATACAAACCTTTTATTAAAGCAAGATGTGGCGTCTGTATTGGATTCTTTAGTCTCTGCCGGCCGCTTCGGGTGGTGTTTAGGAAACGTTGACTCACCTTCCTAGAAGGGAGAGCTTTGCCATGACAAACAGCCCTGATTGGACACCATGACCCCTCCGAGAGCCAATCAGATAAGTTGTTTGTGCTGAGGCGAGCGTCAGCTTGATCATCGATGACATGGTTCTGAAATGAGTTGCGGGAGGTTCGAATGAAACCTATTTGACTGCTGACGGCCTGATTGgtctgtcttcttctcttcttctcctctgatACCATTGATCTCTCGCTccaacctccatctctctctctcctccatctaacAGCACTATTAGcagagaggagactgagagacTCACACTAATAGGCTATCTGCTGGTTTCCACAGTGTTTACTCTCTATTCTACCCTCTCTATTAGTTCTAATTTCCTGTCTCTACCCATCTTCATCGTATCCTTCTCTGTTTCTATTTCTTGCTCACATTCTCTGCCCCCTCTCCCCTGGAGtctgttttcttgtttttagtCCTCCTCTCTGATATTAAAGTGTAATTGGTCTATAGTGAGGGACTCTCAGTCCCAGCCCGAACATTCCCCTTTCCCCCTGGGAGAACATAGAGGAGGGCCCCAGCACCTCACtctcactcctcccctctctcacctgcATTCTCTATCTCCTTCACCCCTGCTCCCTGCATTCTCTCACCCCATTCCCCTGCGTTCTCTCACACCTCACCCCCGCTCCCTGCGTTTCTCACACCTCACACCGCTCCCTGCATCTCTCACACCCTCACCCCCGCTCCCTGCATTCTCTCACACCTCCCCCATTCCCCTGCGTTCTTCACACCCTCACCCGCTCCCCTGCATTCTTCACACCTCACCCCCGCTCCCCTCGCTTCTCTCACACCTCACCCATTCCCTGCGTTCTCTCAACCCTCACCCCCGCTCCCTGCATTCCTCACACCCTCACCCCCGCTCCCCTCATTCTCTCACACCGCTCACCCCATTCCCTTGCGTCTCTCAACTCACCCCGCTCCCCTGCGTTCTCTCACACCCTCACCCCCGCTCCCCTGCATTCTCTCACACCCTCACCCCGCTCCCTGCATTCTCTCACACCTCACCCCGCTCCCCTGCATTCTCTCACACCCTCACCCGCTCCCCCTGCATTCTCTCACACCCTCCCCCCGCTCCCCTGCATTCCCTCCACACCTCACTCCAGCTCCCATGCATCCACTCACATACTTtgaccctcccctctctcccctttcctctacATCTACttacccctctctacccctctctcataTTAACCCTCCTCCTATTCACCCTCCCCACGtgtgctctctccatctctctccccctcagcaGTAGCTCCATGCCTGCTGTATGCCATGCAGTCTCTCCTCCAGGCCAGTGACATAGGCTCCACAGAGCAGAGCTGTTTCTAGGTCATGCCATTCTTTATGAATAATATAAGGAGTCTGCTTTAAAGGGAATTATTTATAGTGCTACACGTGACTAgctcacacattctctctctcgcttctctacCTCCAATTTCTGTCtatctttctttcgctctctctgtctccatgtctaTCCTTCTTTTTCACCCctatctttctcttcttcctcccccactcctctctctctctctctctctctcaattttttcaattcaattgactttattgacatggcaagttattattacttacattgtcaaagtatacatatcgaaaaatttaaataaaatatatatgtatatatatatcacaaaatatatatatattatatataaataatggtgggactaacagtaataataatagtaagtagtggaatgggattaccattaataacagctacaacaaatattaatcagaacaacaatacattaaagcaacagtagtagacagtgtcacatgactgagaagacaacaATCAAAAACCAACtaactaaaaaaaacatataatatagaaaattaaaacaaagaaaatttgaAATAAGGAAAATTGAACAAAATAGACATGAGCACAATTCTCTTGGTACGAAAGACAAACAAAACTcaagctaaatgggaaatattatgaCATTacttgcatttttcactggctgtccctaggcgtggcaggaggacacatatttgctGCCAAAGACTGCACTTGCTTGGCTTTTCACaccaacaaatatttgaatttttcttcatctttatATCAAATtcttgtattgaattataattttcgGAAGAAATGCTCTTAGTCTGAGTATTGTCACAGTGGTAgaaatgcacttctgtctctacctctcctggagcagagtgagcacagccgtctctgggcagccaggtttgtctgtgacgacggTCTCTAAGCCGACTGTCTCACTGAGTCTGTAGTCAAGTTTTAGTTTTTATCAGTACAGTGGTCAATGTCTGCCACATGTAGTTGTTTAGAGCCAAatgcattgaagtttactttgattttttgtggtgtctttccaataggtttatatttttctttttgttttgtgatgatttggttgggcgagttttctgagggctgtcccgaggctctatggggttggtttggttggggaactgagcctcagaacagctggctgaggggcctcttctctggtttcatctcttgacattgtagagctgtgtgatggaatgttttagggtcacttgtttttagatgttgtaaaatttgatggctctttttctATCGAATGAGGAGGGGATATTGGCCCATTCTGCCTtacatgcgttatttggagtttttctttgtacttgcaatacagtcttgcaaaactctgcatgcaatacttcaattggatgtttgtccatttagtaaattcattattagagagtggaccccatacttcactgccatatagagcaattggttctataactgattgaaaaattttgagccagattctaattggaattcaAATTtggatgttccttttaatggcatagatgctcttcttgctttgtctctcagctcattcacagcatgtgaaagctacctgtgttgctgatatttagtcctagatatgtgtagtttttggtgtgttctatagaactgtgtccaaatagaatttatatttgtcatccttattttccggaccttttttggaatatcattatattgttttttttttggttaacgtcagagcccaagtctgacagaacctgtgaagatgATTCGGTGTtgctgtaacccctctttagtggagacagcagcaccaggtcatctgcgtacagcagacacttgatttaagtgttgtgtagggtgataccaggtgctgtCGATTCTTCtaaatgtttttgccaattcattcatgtagatgttaaatatgttggacttatt
Coding sequences within it:
- the LOC139022900 gene encoding uncharacterized protein, giving the protein MDVRDSQSQPEHSPFPLGEHRGGPQHLTLTPPLSHLHSLSPSPLLPAFSHPIPLRSLTPHPRSLRFSHLTPLPASLTPSPPLPAFSHTSPIPLRSSHPHPLPCILHTSPPLPSLLSHLTHSLRSLNPHPRSLHSSHPHPRSPHSLTPLTPFPCVSQLTPLPCVLSHPHPRSPAFSHTLTPLPAFSHTSPRSPAFSHTLTRSPCILSHPPPAPLHSLHTSLQLPSVAPCLLYAMQSLLQASDIGSTEQSCF